A genome region from Alkalimarinus coralli includes the following:
- a CDS encoding alpha/beta hydrolase: MTGLFLVLAALSAWLTYNLYYPIYKHPKGVVISFVSGWLVGELVWHHLAVQVFITLLFVAAGAVEGLPGSVGLLMLLVSWWGMIMYQFQAGLAESQVEESLRKGLGADYSQHIREDIGYQGNKIFTKKQLMRPFSALRSLDVECIKNIPYQQVGGLNLKLDIRRSKLPCKNAPVLFQIHGGAWTHKLGSKNEQGIPLMNRLAEMGWVCVAISYRLSPKATFPDHIIDCKKALVWVKHHIAEYGGNPDFILATGGSAGGHLSALLTLTEKVAAFQPGFEHEDTSVKGCIPFYGIYDFLNESALQYHKGLEMILEKSILKTAKHTNPDIYRQASPINHIHEDAPPFMVIQGDKDTLVSTDETRYFVERLQSISKSPVVYSEIKGAQHAFDVFPSVRSEHVLNGVVRFAESVYSDYINKQNQNSQAETRDVENVNGLSPEECAS, translated from the coding sequence ATGACGGGACTTTTTCTGGTGTTAGCGGCGCTCAGCGCGTGGCTGACTTACAACTTGTATTATCCTATCTATAAACATCCCAAAGGGGTGGTGATTAGTTTTGTCTCTGGCTGGTTAGTTGGTGAGCTGGTGTGGCACCACTTGGCGGTGCAAGTATTCATTACTTTGCTGTTTGTTGCAGCGGGTGCCGTTGAAGGCTTGCCGGGTTCTGTTGGTCTGCTAATGCTGCTGGTCTCATGGTGGGGGATGATCATGTATCAGTTTCAGGCAGGCCTGGCCGAAAGCCAGGTTGAAGAGAGCTTGCGCAAAGGGCTTGGAGCAGACTATAGCCAACATATACGGGAAGATATTGGCTACCAGGGTAATAAAATTTTTACTAAAAAGCAGTTGATGCGGCCTTTTTCCGCGCTCCGTTCGCTGGACGTTGAGTGTATTAAGAATATCCCCTATCAACAGGTGGGTGGACTCAACTTAAAGCTGGATATCAGGCGAAGCAAGTTGCCCTGTAAGAATGCGCCGGTATTGTTCCAGATACACGGCGGGGCATGGACACATAAACTGGGCAGTAAGAACGAGCAGGGCATCCCACTGATGAACCGGTTAGCCGAGATGGGCTGGGTCTGTGTTGCGATCAGTTATCGTCTCAGCCCCAAAGCGACGTTTCCTGACCATATTATTGACTGTAAAAAAGCACTGGTCTGGGTTAAACATCATATTGCCGAGTATGGGGGGAACCCTGATTTTATACTGGCAACAGGTGGCTCGGCAGGCGGGCACCTCAGTGCGTTACTTACACTCACCGAGAAGGTGGCTGCATTCCAGCCCGGGTTTGAGCATGAAGATACTTCCGTCAAAGGGTGTATCCCTTTTTATGGTATTTATGATTTTCTTAATGAGTCGGCGCTGCAGTATCACAAAGGGCTGGAAATGATTCTGGAAAAATCGATACTGAAAACAGCAAAACATACCAACCCCGACATCTATCGGCAAGCCTCGCCTATCAACCATATTCATGAAGACGCACCGCCGTTTATGGTCATTCAGGGGGATAAAGACACGCTGGTTTCAACCGACGAGACACGCTATTTCGTAGAGCGGTTGCAAAGCATATCGAAGAGCCCTGTCGTTTATTCTGAGATAAAAGGTGCTCAACATGCATTTGATGTATTTCCTTCGGTAAGAAGTGAGCATGTACTCAACGGTGTCGTGCGTTTTGCAGAATCGGTCTATAGCGACTATATAAATAAGCAGAACCAAAACAGCCAGGCAGAGACTCGCGATGTGGAAAACGTTAATGGGCTGTCACCAGAGGAATGCGCCAGCTAA